The following proteins are encoded in a genomic region of Coffea eugenioides isolate CCC68of chromosome 6, Ceug_1.0, whole genome shotgun sequence:
- the LOC113774357 gene encoding F-box protein At5g07610-like — translation MLSAGGNDGAGPSSSSSAPEISRNNKKNKGIARAPNRTSLLSLNDLMTFRPLISPSKSNSQNGVCSDDDDDNSRPPAVRRYASTSSGACISNHEDLLLQILLPLPPKSLIRFQCVSRQWFSLISSSHFCRLHSGMYQVFSPEVGLFLYRRIYGTSEFKAISLLQDDSSHSIGILASRFAHFLNADGQVLGLHCCNGLMWVDFYWNYEVRRYYVYNPTTNQYRQIPIPEIDRYSRRIEAVNIVFDPLTYDQYKLVCVFAKLIAGEDAWGEFIFWQYSSETQAWKDCGGIDIWDESNYSYYFKKGVFWDGNLYWVNSARRLLCFDLDLKCVRSLNVMNTYPASPDGVVFYFGNSGGSLHLIDLYKPRDDFLNVFELEVDMGLGRYHSRWLLKYRVDLGLLTARYPLMSNEQFVNYREKEFPFGILCFQVDKKANKAKLIISLPGKIISYEISDMIFEELVEIEPAYVKFVRYNMSIYTWKDAFNHFEILSCV, via the coding sequence ATGCTGTCCGCCGGTGGCAACGACGGGGCCGGACCCAGCTCATCTTCTTCTGCCCCAGAAATCTCCAGGAACAACAAGAAGAACAAAGGGATCGCTAGAGCTCCAAACAGAACCTCACTCCTATCATTGAATGACCTCATGACCTTCCGACCGCTTATTTCACCGTCAAAATCAAACTCCCAAAACGGCGTCTGCTCTGATGACGACGATGATAACAGCCGCCCGCCAGCTGTTCGACGTTATGCCTCCACGTCGTCTGGGGCTTGCATAAGCAATCATGAAGATCTCTTACTTCAGATTTTACTCCCTTTACCCCCAAAGTCTCTTATTCGCTTCCAATGTGTCTCCAGACAATGGTTTTCTCTCATTTCTAGCTCCCATTTCTGTCGTCTTCATTCGGGGATGTATCAAGTATTTTCTCCGGAGGTCGGTCTGTTCTTGTACCGAAGAATATATGGGACTTCAGAGTTCAAAGCTATCTCTCTTCTTCAAGATGACAGCTCACATTCAATAGGTATTCTCGCGTCCCGTTTTGCTCATTTTCTTAATGCAGATGGCCAAGTTCTCGGTTTACATTGTTGTAATGGGTTGATGTGGGTTGATTTTTACTGGAATTATGAAGTAAGGAGGTATTATGTGTATAACCCGACTACCAATCAGTATAGGCAAATTCCCATACCCGAGATTGATAGATATTCAAGAAGGATTGAAGCTGTAAATATTGTTTTCGATCCTTTGACATACGACCAGTACAAACTTGTTTGTGTGTTTGCGAAATTGATAGCTGGGGAGGATGCGTGGGGAGAATTTATCTTCTGGCAGTATTCATCTGAAACTCAGGCTTGGAAGGATTGTGGTGGTATTGATATTTGGGATGAATCGAATTACAGTTACTATTTCAAGAAGGGAGTGTTTTGGGATGGCAATCTTTATTGGGTAAATTCTGCCAGGCGtttactttgttttgatttGGATCTCAAATgtgttagaagcttgaatgttaTGAATACTTATCCAGCATCACCTGATGGGGTTGTTTTCTACTTCGGTAATTCTGGGGGAAGTTTGCATCTCATTGATCTCTATAAGCCAAGAGATGATTTTCTTAATGTATTTGAATTGGAAGTGGATATGGGGTTGGGGAGATATCATTCAAGATGGTTGCTCAAGTATCGTGTTGATCTTGGTCTTTTGACTGCACGGTATCCATTAATGTCCAATGAGCAGTTTGTTAATTATCGGGAAAAGGAATTTCCCTTTGGTATACTATGTTTTCAGGTGGATAAGAAAGCAAATAAGGCAAAGCTTATAATTTCTTTACCAGGTAAAATTATTTCCTATGAGATTAGTGACATGATTTTTGAAGAGCTTGTTGAAATAGAGCCTGCATATGTTAAATTTGTGAGGTATAATATGTCAATATACACATGGAAGGATGCCTTCAATCATTTTGAGATCCTTTCTTGTGTCTGA